The sequence AAGATAACTCCAATATGACACAAGCTGCACAGTCCTCGGGTTGTGCAGCTTTTTCACCGCTCCGTTCCATGTCTGTGGTCTGCTCTTTCCCTCTTTTTTTCCCGCCTCGTTCTTTTTACTTCCCCATCATTTCTGATCGACGGGAGCAATCACCGGCAGACCCGAGAGGGCTCTTTCCGGCACATCGGGTAACCCGCTTTCATCGGTAAGGGCCGTCAAAAAGGCCACCAGGTCGGCGCGGTCCTGCTCGTCCAGATCAAAGCCCTTGAGCAGGGGATCTACGTTGGGGAAGTCGTGAGCCCGGCCCGCGCCTGCCGCGTAGAAATCTACCACATTCTCCAGGGCAGCAAAGGACCCATCGTGCATATAGGGTGCCGTGCGGGCGATATTGCGCAGAGTCGGAACCTTGAACGCGCCATACAAACCCCGTTCGTGGACGGCGGCGCGCCCTGGATCCTCGCTGTTCACACCGACGACCCGGAAAGTCTCCATGGCAAAGGTCGGTGGTTGGTGGCATTCGCTGCAGTTGGTACGCTGGGAGAAGAACAGGGCCATTCCCCGCTGTTGTTCCGGCGTCAGCGAGCTTTTTTCGCCAGCCACGAAACGATCGTAGGGGCTGGTATCGCTGATCAGCGATCGCTGGAAGGCAGCCAGGGCCCGGGTGGTATTCTCAAAGGAAATCGGCTCAGTCCCGCCAAAAACAGTGTTGAACATCTGGACGTAGGCTGGTATCCCCTGCAGCGTCGCCACGATCCGGTCCGGATCTGAGGCCATTTCATGGGGCAGGGTAAGGGGCAGACGAGCATGTTCTTCCAGGGAGCTTTCACGACCATCCCACAACAGGAAGCGATTGAAGCCGGTATTCCACAGGGTAGACACGTTGCGCGGCGGCGCTCCCGGTCGGGCGGGACTGACGGGTTGTCCATTGCTGAAACCCAGTTCGGGACGGTGGCAGGTGGCGCATGACATTCCGCCACTGTCCGAAAGGATAGGTTCAAAAAAGAGCTGCCGGCCCAACTCGATTTTTTCCGCCGTGGGCGGATTTTTGACAGCGCCCTCCGGGGGCGGCCAGGCCGCTGCCGGCGTCGGCGATGGGGCTGCTGTGGGCAGCAGTATGGGTTCCTCAGAAACGGTTGCTTCTGGTGGCGGTTCCGGGGGGATTGGAGAAGGAGGCCCGCAGCCAGCCATCAATACAACGGCGGCTGTTACTGCCATCAGAATCAGCCGCTGTCGCAGGAAGATCGCAAATCGAGCGAACTCAGACAGCCCTGTGGTTCTGCGAGGGCAGGATATCACAGACCCCAACTGCCAGCGGCAGGTCTTTCCCCTGTGTGTTCATGGTTGTGAGAGTCCATTGTGCACCTTTGAGCAGATTCAACAAAGTGGTTGCATCTGCGGTCAGTTTGATACCAATCTGGCCCGCCGGAGCATCCACTACCAGGGAGCCATCGCTGCGCGTGAGGCCAGCGGCCTCTGGTACATTACCTGAGATCGACTTCAAGCCATCCTGGGCGTCACCGCCATCGATAGCCTGAATCTGGATCACCGGGTTTTCGCCGCTGGCCCGGTCAACGGTCCAGGTCAGCATACTCCAATTGCTCGGAATCTTCAAATTACTCAGCGCGACTCTGAAGGTGACATCCTGGTGAATGGTGAGGGCGCCGGCATTGTTGCTCGTGGTGATCGAAACGTCTGCGGCACTGCCATCATCCCAGATGGCGCCCACCGGGCCGGCCACGATGCCGTCGGAGGTGCCCATTGGGGGTGAGCCATTGCCCTGCCAGGAACCTGCACCATGAGTACCGCTCAATTGCGTGTCGATATCTGTCGCCGATGGCAGGCCATCGATCACATCGTCGGCGCTATGGCTGCTACGACTGGAAACGGCGACGTCCAGCCGATCCACAATCTGTTTTCCAACGCTGCCGACCGTGGTCATGGTGCTGGTCAATCGCTGCCAGAAACCACTGGTGAGAATGTCAGGATCGAAACCCTCCACATCCTTTATGGTGCCCTCGTTCTGCTGTCCCGATCCTGAGGTAGCCTGGTTGTGCTGTCCCTGTGTGGTGCCGATGTTGTATTGCCCTGGCCCGGAGATGCTCTTGTTCTCCTGGCCAGGTCCCGACCCTCCAGCCGTATTCTGCTGTCCTGCATTCGAGCCCACATTGGTCTGGCCAAATGAATCGCCCTGGTTGTGTTGCCCTGCGCCGGTGCCGCTGTTTTCCTGGCCATAGCCGGCTACAGCGTGGTTATACTGACCCTGAGCGCGACCACGGTTGTACTGTCCGGGACCCGCAATGGCGTAGTTGTATTGCCCTTTTTCCCCTGTGTTGAGCTGTCCGATATTTCCACCAATATTGCGCTGCCCGAATCCACTGGCGTTTTTGATATCCAGGGCCCCTTGGCCACCGATATCGCACTCCAGCTTAAGTTGTTGAAGGTGCAGGGTGGGGCGATCGGCAAAGTCCGGGGACCCGTCGGTCAGTGCGCCGTTGATCATTCGTACGTCAGCCAAAACGTGGTCACCGGATGGGTCGAAGGTGCTGAAGCCGGTAGCATGCGCCAATTGGGCCACCGAGCCGTCGATGGCCACTGTTTCGCCCGTATCGTCTGTGACGAATTGGGCGAGGGCTTCAGCCGAAAGGCTCTGCACGCCGACGGCGCTGAGAGGCGCATCGAGAACGGCACCCAGTGCCCACACATCGCTTTGATCAGCATTGGCATAGCTGGTATGAAACAGGGCTACATACTGATAGCGGCCCAGGTCTGCATTTTCAAGACGGTATCGCCAGGTTTTCACCACCCCATCATATGAGGTGGCAGCGATTTGGACGGGCGTTATGGACACACCGCCGTCCCGGGCGAACCCCCGCACGGAGCAAACCGGTTCAGCGCCTGCCAGATCGCTATCCGCCAAGGCGACGCCGGCCTCGGTGAAGGTTGCCTGGAAAAGAATGGTCGCCGTGAC comes from Chloroflexota bacterium and encodes:
- a CDS encoding cytochrome c peroxidase, giving the protein MAVTAAVVLMAGCGPPSPIPPEPPPEATVSEEPILLPTAAPSPTPAAAWPPPEGAVKNPPTAEKIELGRQLFFEPILSDSGGMSCATCHRPELGFSNGQPVSPARPGAPPRNVSTLWNTGFNRFLLWDGRESSLEEHARLPLTLPHEMASDPDRIVATLQGIPAYVQMFNTVFGGTEPISFENTTRALAAFQRSLISDTSPYDRFVAGEKSSLTPEQQRGMALFFSQRTNCSECHQPPTFAMETFRVVGVNSEDPGRAAVHERGLYGAFKVPTLRNIARTAPYMHDGSFAALENVVDFYAAGAGRAHDFPNVDPLLKGFDLDEQDRADLVAFLTALTDESGLPDVPERALSGLPVIAPVDQK